The following are from one region of the Falco biarmicus isolate bFalBia1 chromosome 1, bFalBia1.pri, whole genome shotgun sequence genome:
- the CASTOR1 gene encoding cytosolic arginine sensor for mTORC1 subunit 1 isoform X1 — protein MDLHILEHRVRVLSLARRGLWLYTHPLLKLLFLPQRCRCKFFSLTETPEDYTIMLDEEGFKELPPSEFMQVADSTWLVLSVVSNGRAPSGCQATGVTKIARSVIAPLAEHHVSVLMLSTYQTDFILVRERDLPVVIHTLAGEFDIYKEESGECVPVTCDDVSNGFLKPKPAASPTLHPVQSPQTRFCVMAVAPDTLPAIATMLIDVLFYSHSPPREAGTGSQDLDSITFFSFSLIEGYISIVMDAETQKRFPSDLLLTSSTGELWRMVRIGGQPLGFDECGIVAQIAEPLAAADISAYYISTFNFDHALVPEEGIAEVIQLLQQRQESSR, from the exons ATGGACCTGCACATCCTGGAGCACCGGGTGCGGGTGCTGAGCCTGGCCCGCCGCGGGCTCTGGCTCTACACGCACCCGCTGCTCAAGCTGCTCTTCCTGCCCCAGCGCTGCAG GTGCAAGTTCTTCAGCCTGACGGAGACCCCCGAGGACTACACCATCATGCTGGACGAGGAGGGCTTCAAAG AGCTGCCGCCCTCCGAGTTCATGCAGGTGGCGGATTCGACGTGGCTGGTGCTCAGCGTTGTCTCCAACGGCCGGGCACCGTCCGGCTGCCAGGCCACCGGTGTCACTAAGATTGCCAGGTCGGTCATCGCGCCGTTGGCCGAGCACCATGTCTCAGTGCTGATGCTCTCCACCTACCAGACCGACTTCATCCTG GTGCGGGAGCGGGACCTGCCAGTGGTGATCCACACGCTGGCAGGGGAGTTCGACATCTACAAGGAGGAGAGCGGTGAGTGCGTCCCCGTCACCTGTGACGATGTGAGCAACGGCTTCCTCAAGCCCAAGCCAG ctgccagccccacgcTGCACCCCGTGCAGAGCCCCCAGACCCGCTTCTGTGTCATGGCCGTGGCCCCCGACACGCTGCCTGCCATCGCCACCATGCTTATCGATGTCCTCTTCTACTCCCACAG ccccccaagGGAAGCTGGCACCGGCAGCCAGGACCTCGACTCCATcaccttcttctccttctccctcatCGAGGGCTACATCTCCATCGTGATGGACGCCGAAACCCAGAAGCG GTTCCCCAGCGACCTGCTGCTGACCAGCTCGACAGGGGAGCTGTGGCGGATGGTGCGGATCGGCGGGCAGCCCCTCGGCTTCG ACGAGTGTGGCATCGTGGCGCAGATCGCCGAGCCGCTGGCCGCCGCTGACATATCAGCGTATTACATCAGCACCTTCAACTTCGATCACGCCTTG GTCCCTGAGGAGGGCATCGCCGAGGtcatccagctgctgcagcagcgtCAGGAGAGCAGCAGATAG
- the CASTOR1 gene encoding cytosolic arginine sensor for mTORC1 subunit 1 isoform X2 — MDLHILEHRVRVLSLARRGLWLYTHPLLKLLFLPQRCRCKFFSLTETPEDYTIMLDEEGFKELPPSEFMQVADSTWLVLSVVSNGRAPSGCQATGVTKIARSVIAPLAEHHVSVLMLSTYQTDFILVRERDLPVVIHTLAGEFDIYKEESGECVPVTCDDVSNGFLKPKPAASPTLHPVQSPQTRFCVMAVAPDTLPAIATMLIDVLFYSHSPPREAGTGSQDLDSITFFSFSLIEGYISIVMDAETQKRFPSDLLLTSSTGELWRMVRIGGQPLGFDECGIVAQIAEPLAAADISAYYISTFNFDHASLRRASPRSSSCCSSVRRAADSGWLSPCRLAQHGGTVGLPFPPPPTPPSILYFLILRLPLVRGRAGCSVTPCLLGTWWLQGPGGLVAVGQCPVGGESVPHRATPQARQKGHHPLSPVLPAQGWGAREESGCPWGPAGGGDVLESSDVPPWCWG; from the exons ATGGACCTGCACATCCTGGAGCACCGGGTGCGGGTGCTGAGCCTGGCCCGCCGCGGGCTCTGGCTCTACACGCACCCGCTGCTCAAGCTGCTCTTCCTGCCCCAGCGCTGCAG GTGCAAGTTCTTCAGCCTGACGGAGACCCCCGAGGACTACACCATCATGCTGGACGAGGAGGGCTTCAAAG AGCTGCCGCCCTCCGAGTTCATGCAGGTGGCGGATTCGACGTGGCTGGTGCTCAGCGTTGTCTCCAACGGCCGGGCACCGTCCGGCTGCCAGGCCACCGGTGTCACTAAGATTGCCAGGTCGGTCATCGCGCCGTTGGCCGAGCACCATGTCTCAGTGCTGATGCTCTCCACCTACCAGACCGACTTCATCCTG GTGCGGGAGCGGGACCTGCCAGTGGTGATCCACACGCTGGCAGGGGAGTTCGACATCTACAAGGAGGAGAGCGGTGAGTGCGTCCCCGTCACCTGTGACGATGTGAGCAACGGCTTCCTCAAGCCCAAGCCAG ctgccagccccacgcTGCACCCCGTGCAGAGCCCCCAGACCCGCTTCTGTGTCATGGCCGTGGCCCCCGACACGCTGCCTGCCATCGCCACCATGCTTATCGATGTCCTCTTCTACTCCCACAG ccccccaagGGAAGCTGGCACCGGCAGCCAGGACCTCGACTCCATcaccttcttctccttctccctcatCGAGGGCTACATCTCCATCGTGATGGACGCCGAAACCCAGAAGCG GTTCCCCAGCGACCTGCTGCTGACCAGCTCGACAGGGGAGCTGTGGCGGATGGTGCGGATCGGCGGGCAGCCCCTCGGCTTCG ACGAGTGTGGCATCGTGGCGCAGATCGCCGAGCCGCTGGCCGCCGCTGACATATCAGCGTATTACATCAGCACCTTCAACTTCGATCACGC GTCCCTGAGGAGGGCATCGCCGAGGtcatccagctgctgcagcagcgtCAGGAGAGCAGCAGATAGTGGCTGGCTGTCCCCATGCCGGCTGGCCCAGCACGGTGGCACGGTGGGactccccttccccccacccccgactCCCCCCtctattctttattttttaattttaaggcTCCCCCTGGTGCGGGGCAGAGCCGGGTGCAGCGTcactccctgcctgctggggacATGGTGGCTTCAGGGACCTGGTGGCCTTGTGGCAGTGGGACAGTGTCCTGTGGGAGGGGAGAGCGTTCCCCACCGTGCCACCCCACAGGCGAGGCAAAAGGGCCACCATCCTCTGTCTCCAGTCCTGCCTGCACAGGGGTGGGGGGCTCGGGAGGAGAGTGGGTGTCCCTGGGGACCTGCTGGAGGAGGGGACGTGCTAGAGAGCAGTGATGTGCCACCGTGGTGTTGGGGGTGa
- the OSM gene encoding oncostatin-M isoform X1: MRCDRRPLGVLAAVTKGLFILWAVPSQGGRPLQPPTLQQIQALVRHMAEDAQELFTFYEKDQHLAINNLCRTKRPPEWLRGPVPGPRGLQRLRGTMTRMAQALQDITRHQRDLNPPDAEILRRLASTHLKVRGLLSNLDGLFPAPSPRPSPRPPPSPTAPTKVFRQKLEGCRILWSYARFMAKLNAQLEARSRRAQREKRRWQRGSWLPARS, encoded by the exons ATGCGGTGCGACCGGCGGCCCTTGGGTGTACTGGCAG ctgtTACCAAAGGGCTCTTCATCCTCTGGGCAGTACCAAGCCAGGGGGGAcggcccctgcagccccccaccctgcagcagaTCCAGGCACTGGTGAGGCACATGGCCGAGGATGCACAGGAGCTTTTCACCTTCTAC GAGAAGGACCAGCACCTGGCCATCAACAATCTCTGCCGCACCAAGCGCCCTCCCGAGTGGCTGAGGGGACCGGTGCCAGGGcccagggggctgcagaggctgcGGGGCACCATGACCCGCATGGCCCAGGCGCTGCAGGACATCACCCGACACCAGCGTGACCTCAACCCCCCTGATGCCGAAATCCTTCGCCGCTTGGCCAGCACCCACCTGAAGGTGCGAGGGCTCCTCAGCAACCTGGATGGGCTcttcccagcccccagcccccggcccagTCCCCGGCCtccacccagccccacagcacccactaAAGTCTTCCGACAGAAGCTGGAGGGATGCCGGATCCTCTGGAGCTATGCCCGCTTCATGGCCAAGCTCAAtgcccagctggaggccaggagTCGTCGAGCGCAGCGGGAGAAGCGGAGATGGCAGCGGGGCTCGTGGCTGCCCGCACGCTCCTAG
- the LIF gene encoding leukemia inhibitory factor isoform X2, which produces MKFVPAGVVPFVALLLLQRRPVAGRALLVTGPGCPGHGLCRSNVQEQTRRQVALLNATAQDLFSLYLKCQGEPFSSETEKLCNPSSIFFPAFRVNRTSERKEVMVAMYKLFAFLNASLGNITRDQEELNPTAKELLDRLHNTTKTTRGLISNLTCLLCKNYNVFQVDVSYGESSKGKSAFKKKQQGCQVLRKYVQVIAQAARILLPHLSPP; this is translated from the exons ATGAAGTTCGTGCcggcag GCGTTGTGCCCTTCGtggccctgctcctgctgcagcggCGGCCGGTGGCTGGTCGGGCGCTGCTGGTCACCGGCCCCGGCTGCCCCGGTCACGGCTTGTGCCGCTCCAATGTCCAGGAGCAGACCCGCAGGCAGGTCGCGCTGCTCAATGCCACCGCCCAGGACCTCTTCAGCCTCTAC ctgaAGTGCCAGGGAGAGCCGTTCAGCAGTGAGACCGAAAAGCTCTGCAACCCCAGCAGCATCTTCTTCCCCGCTTTCCGTGTCAACCGGACGAGTGAGAGGAAGGAGGTCATGGTGGCCATGTACAAGCTCTTCGCTTTCCTCAACGCCTCACTGGGGAACATCACACGCGACCAGGAGGAGCTCAACCCCACAGCCAAGGAACTCCTTGACAGGCTCCACAACACCACCAAGACCACCCGGGGCCTCATCTCCAACCTCACCTGCCTCCTCTGCAAGAACTACAACGTCTTCCAGGTGGACGTCAGCTACGGGGAGAGCTCCAAGGGCAAGAGCGCCTTCaagaagaagcagcagggctgccaggtGCTCAGGAAGTACGTGCAGGTCATCGCCCAGGCAGCTCGCATCCTCCTACCTCATCTCAGCCCCCCATGA
- the OSM gene encoding oncostatin-M isoform X2, translating to MRCDRRPLGVLAAVTKGLFILWAVPSQGGRPLQPPTLQQIQALVRHMAEDAQELFTFYEKDQHLAINNLCRTKRPPEWLRGPVPGPRGLQRLRGTMTRMAQALQDITRHQRDLNPPDAEILRRLASTHLKKLEGCRILWSYARFMAKLNAQLEARSRRAQREKRRWQRGSWLPARS from the exons ATGCGGTGCGACCGGCGGCCCTTGGGTGTACTGGCAG ctgtTACCAAAGGGCTCTTCATCCTCTGGGCAGTACCAAGCCAGGGGGGAcggcccctgcagccccccaccctgcagcagaTCCAGGCACTGGTGAGGCACATGGCCGAGGATGCACAGGAGCTTTTCACCTTCTAC GAGAAGGACCAGCACCTGGCCATCAACAATCTCTGCCGCACCAAGCGCCCTCCCGAGTGGCTGAGGGGACCGGTGCCAGGGcccagggggctgcagaggctgcGGGGCACCATGACCCGCATGGCCCAGGCGCTGCAGGACATCACCCGACACCAGCGTGACCTCAACCCCCCTGATGCCGAAATCCTTCGCCGCTTGGCCAGCACCCACCTGAAG AAGCTGGAGGGATGCCGGATCCTCTGGAGCTATGCCCGCTTCATGGCCAAGCTCAAtgcccagctggaggccaggagTCGTCGAGCGCAGCGGGAGAAGCGGAGATGGCAGCGGGGCTCGTGGCTGCCCGCACGCTCCTAG
- the LIF gene encoding leukemia inhibitory factor isoform X1, translating to MGPSARQSGWPGGCRWNRTPSRAGWGAPLGDALHHGGTSSGTVPTDHRRLGPHRDAHLSPRTGVVPFVALLLLQRRPVAGRALLVTGPGCPGHGLCRSNVQEQTRRQVALLNATAQDLFSLYLKCQGEPFSSETEKLCNPSSIFFPAFRVNRTSERKEVMVAMYKLFAFLNASLGNITRDQEELNPTAKELLDRLHNTTKTTRGLISNLTCLLCKNYNVFQVDVSYGESSKGKSAFKKKQQGCQVLRKYVQVIAQAARILLPHLSPP from the exons ATGGGACCCTCGGCACGGCAAAGCGGGTGGCCCGGGGGCTGCCGGTGGAACCGGACCCCTAGCCgagcagggtggggggcacccCTGGGGGATGCTCTGCATCATGGGGGCACCAGCAGCGGCACGGTTCCCACGGACCACCGCCGTCTGGGTCCCCACCGTGACGCTCACCTCTCTCCCCGCACAGGCGTTGTGCCCTTCGtggccctgctcctgctgcagcggCGGCCGGTGGCTGGTCGGGCGCTGCTGGTCACCGGCCCCGGCTGCCCCGGTCACGGCTTGTGCCGCTCCAATGTCCAGGAGCAGACCCGCAGGCAGGTCGCGCTGCTCAATGCCACCGCCCAGGACCTCTTCAGCCTCTAC ctgaAGTGCCAGGGAGAGCCGTTCAGCAGTGAGACCGAAAAGCTCTGCAACCCCAGCAGCATCTTCTTCCCCGCTTTCCGTGTCAACCGGACGAGTGAGAGGAAGGAGGTCATGGTGGCCATGTACAAGCTCTTCGCTTTCCTCAACGCCTCACTGGGGAACATCACACGCGACCAGGAGGAGCTCAACCCCACAGCCAAGGAACTCCTTGACAGGCTCCACAACACCACCAAGACCACCCGGGGCCTCATCTCCAACCTCACCTGCCTCCTCTGCAAGAACTACAACGTCTTCCAGGTGGACGTCAGCTACGGGGAGAGCTCCAAGGGCAAGAGCGCCTTCaagaagaagcagcagggctgccaggtGCTCAGGAAGTACGTGCAGGTCATCGCCCAGGCAGCTCGCATCCTCCTACCTCATCTCAGCCCCCCATGA
- the TBC1D10A gene encoding TBC1 domain family member 10A: MAKSRGGGGPGSPGGRHQGLAGTRESLAEPGGDELSSLGSDSEVNGGGPEERRVDKFGFIVGSRSAEGPLEEVPLEVLRQRESKWLDMLNNWDKWMAKKHKKIRLRCQKGIPPSLRGRAWQYLSGSKVKLEQNIGKFDELDLLTGDPKWLDVIERDLHRQFPFHEMFVSRGGHGQQDLFRVLKAYTLYRPEEGYCQAQAPIAAVLLMHMPAEQAFWCLVQICEKYLPGYYSEKLEAIQLDGQILFSLLHKVSPVAYKHLSKQKIDPILYMTEWFMCAFSRTLPWSSVLRVWDMFFCEGVKIIFRVGLVLLKHTLGSSDKLKSCQGQYETMERLRALSPKIMQETFLVQEVIELPVTERQIEREHLIQLKKWRETHGELQCKSPPRLHGAKAISEAEPPTRKALEPVPSIVVSPGPAPVPKARKSKEKSREKGPASPANGPGAEGNGAPGSARELLQPQVSPHHQSKESLSSRESEDTYL; the protein is encoded by the exons ATGGCCAAGagccgcgggggcggcgggcccggctcGCCCGGCGGCCGCCACCAGGGCCTGGCCGGCACCCGCGAGAGCCTGGCCGAGCCGGGCGGCGACGAGCTCAGCTCGCTCGGGTCCGACTCGGAGGTTAACGGCGGCGGCCCCGAGGAGCGGCGCGTCGATAAGTTCGGCTTCATCGTGGGCAGCCGCAGCGCCGAGGGGCC GCTGGAGGAGGTGCCTTTGGAGGTGCTGCGGCAGCGGGAGTCCAAATGGCTGGATATGCTCAACAACTGGGACAAGTGGATGGCCAAAAAACACAAGAAG ATCCGGCTGCGGTGCCAGAAGGGGATCCCACCCTCTCTGCGGGGCCGTGCCTGGCAGTACCTCTCCGGGAGTAAGGTCAAGTTGGAGCAGAACATCGGCAAGTTTGAT GAACTGGATCTCCTCACGGGAGACCCGAAGTGGCTGGATGTGATCGAGCGAGATCTCCATCGGCAGTTCCCCTTCCATGAGATGTTTGTCTCGCGCGGAGGCCATGG gcagcaggacctGTTTCGGGTGCTGAAGGCATACACGCTGTACCGCCCAGAGGAAGGCTACTGCCAGGCCCAGGCCCCCATCGCTGCTGTCCTGCTCATGCACATGCCAGCCGAG CAAGCGTTCTGGTGCCTGGTGCAGATCTGCGAGAAGTACCTCCCTGGCTACTACAGTGAGAAGCTG GAGGCCATTCAGCTGGATGGGCAGAtcctcttctccctgctgcacaAGGTCTCACCAGTGGCCTACAAGCACCTGAGCAAGCAGAAGATCGATCCCATCCTATACATGACCGAGTGGTTCATGTGCGCCTTCTCCCGCACACTGCCCTGGAGCTCTGTCCTGCGCGTCTGGGACATGTTCTTCTGTGAAG GGGTGAAGATCATCTTCCGAGTGGGCCTTGTGCTGCTCAAACACACCCTGGGCTCCTCGGACAAGCTCAAGTCCTGCCAGGGCCAGTATGAGACCATGGAGAGGCTGAGGGCCCTCAGCCCCAAGATCATGCAGGAAACCTTCCTGGTGCAGGAG GTCATCGAGCTGCCGGTGACGGAGCGTCAGATCGAGCGGGAGCACCTGATCCAGCTGAAGAAGTGGCGGGAGACGCACGGGGAGCTGCAGTGCAAGTCCCCCCCGCGCCTGCATGGCGCCAAGGCTATCAGCGAGGCCGAGCCCCCCACCCGCAAGGCGCTGGAGCCCGTCCCCTCCATCGTCGTCTCCCCCGGGCCTGCCCCTGTGCCCAAGGCCCGCAAGAGCAAGGAGAAGAGCCGAGAAAAgggcccagccagccctgccaaCGGCCCTGGGGCCGAGGGCAACGGGGCCCCCGGCTCAGCccgggagctgctgcagccgcAGGTCTCCCCCCACCACCAGTCCAAGGAGAGCCTGAGCTCCCGGGAGAGCGAGGACACGTACTTGTAG